GAAGCCGCATCGCCGCGATTCTCCAGAAATCGACCGCCGCGCCGCAGAGCGTGGCGGCGATGAGTATCCCGTAAAAGCCGGGAGCGCGGGCGAATGACTTCTCGAGGCTGAATTCTCCGCCCAGCAACTCGCTCGCGGCATAGGCCGCCGAGCCGGCCAGAACCGGCATGGCGAGGAGGCCGGTTCCGATGATTCCCACCGCAAACAGCCCGAAGGCGAGGTCGCCCGCAACGGGTCGCAGCGCTTCGGCGGCCTGCGTCGAGGTCTCGATATTGGTGACGCCATGGGCGTCAAGGGTCGCCGCCGTGGTGAGCATGATGAAGAAGGCGACGAGATTCGACAGCAGCACCCCTGCCCCCGTGTCGATTCGCAGCCGTATGAACTCGCCGCCGGGATCGCCCGAGTCGCGCAGGGGCGGCGCGCCGGCGAGTCGCATCTCCTCGATCTCCTGCGCCGCCTGCCAGACGAAGAGATAGGGGCTAATGGTCGTGCCCAGAACGGCGACCAGCATGGTGAGCGAGTCCCGCGACCAGTCCATCGTCGGCCAGACCGCCGCGCGCAGCGCCTGCGGCCAGTCGATCGACGCCGCGAAGGCCGCGGCCACATAGGCAAGCAGCGCGAGCGTCGACCAGCGCAGGAAGCCCGCGTAGCGCCGATAGGGGATGGCGACCTGCGCAACGAGGCTGAGGGCGCCCGCGACAAGCGCGAATCGCTGCTCGGCGCCGCCGATCAGCAACGCCAGCGCCTCGCCGACGGCGGCGAGGTCCGCCGCGATGGTGGCGATATTGGCGATGAACAGGAGGATCACCAGAACATGCGCCACGCCCTTTGGCAGATGGTCGCGGATATTGGCGACCACGCCCCTGCCCGTAATGCGGCCGATTCGGGCGCTGACGAGCTGCACGGCGAGCATCAGCGGCGTCGTCAGGAGCACCGCCCACAGCAGACCATATCCGAATCGGGCGCCGGCCTGCGCGTAAGTGGCGACGCCAGAAGGGTCGTCATCGGCCGCGCCGGTGACGAGGCCGGGACCCAGAAGCCGGAGCAGGCGCGCAGCCATGGATCTGGCGGGATGAAGCAAGGACGCCCTTCTTGCGCTCTTTGGTCGCAAATCTGAGGACTCGGTTCCGCTCGAGAAAGCCGCTACAAGGCTCTAACGGCGCAACGCGCCAAAAGGGTTAGATAAGGGAGAGAGAGCCAAAATGAGCCATGTCGCGCATGAACTGCACGAAGAATTCCCCGAGAAGGCCGAGGCCATCCATGCGCTGAAGGCCAGCAATGCGCATTTTGCGCGCATCGCCGAAGAGTATCACACGCTCAACCGCGCCATTCATCGCATGGAGACCAATGTCGAGCCGGTCGACGACGCGACCCTCGAGGATCTCAAGAAGAAGCGCCTCGCGCTCAAGGACGAGATCGCGGGCTTCCTGACGGAAGTGAACGCCTGATTTTTGGGCTGGCTTCGCGCCGGCCCCCGGACCCCCGCCCGGCGTCTCCCTCGAGCGGAGAGAGAAGCAGGGCGCGGGCCTGCATGATGATGGCCGCGCGCGAAGCAGCCCCCTCCCCCGAGCGCGCTCGCCAGGAAGGGGTTGGGTGAGGCGCAAAGCCGCTTCTACGAAGTCGCCCCGCGCGCCTGCGCGACCATCGCCACGAGCGCGGCCCGCGCATCCTCTGGCGTTTTGACCCGCTGCGGAAAAAATACCCGCGCCGTCGCGTCGCCGCTGACCAGGTCGAGCCCTTCCGGATCGACGCCGCTCGCCCGCCACTGACCAGCCTTTGCTCCCGCGAGCTTCTCGGCGTAAAGCGCCAGCGCCTCGGCGTGATCCGCGTTCATATGCGCCACAATGTCCGCCTCGGCCGCGAGCAGGGCCTCCGCCCCTGAAAGATCAGTGAGCAGTCCCTCAGGGCCGAAATCCGCCGCCCGTGCAAAACCGCCATTGAGATGCACGGCCTGGATCTCCGCCCGCCAGAACGAGAAATCCGGAAAATCCGCGTAAAGCTGCGCCTTCGGGTTACGGGCGAGGAAACGCGCGCGCGCCGTCGGGCTCTGCGTACGGGCGGCCGTCGCCACCAGCGTCAGGCGCGGATGCGCCAGCGGATCGCCGCGCCCGCCCTGCGCCAGCAGCAGCGAGCAGCGGCCGTCGCGTTCGAGATTGCCGGTGTGATGGGCAAGCTTCGACAAAAGCAGGATCGGCGCGCCGTCGTAATCGGTGGCGATGGCGGTGAGCGTGGCGAAGGGCGCGCCGCCGGGCGTGAGCGTGGCCAGCGTGGCCGTCCGGATGGCGCGCAAAAGTCGCTTCGACTCGGCCGCAGGGTTGAAGTCGGGGTCCTGCCGGGGATCGCGCGGGGGACCGCCCGCATTTGCTATCGTCATGATTTCGCCTGCTTTTCCAACTCAAACCGCCATCGGGGTCGCAATGGCGGGCAAAACTGTATATAAGAGTGGCCGGAGGCTGTCGCAGACACGGGCGCCTCCTTACATGCGCATCAGGCGTTATGGCCGCCGGAACGGCCACATTTCAGCCGCGATGGACCGGGACTTTTGACGGGCGAGAGCGCCCGGAAGCCGCCGGGCGACTAGAGAATGACCGCGCCGGCCAAGGCGTCCTGCCGGCGCTCCCGCCGTCAACAGCAGCCGCAGGTCGCCCGTCGCGCCCATCGCCGCCAACAAAGCAAAGGGTGATCATGCCGACCATCGCTCTCGTCGACGACGATCGCAACATCCTGACCTCGGTCTCCATCGCGCTCGAAGGCGAGGGATACCGTGTGCAGACCTACACCGACGGCGCCCAGGCGCTCGACGGGCTGCGCGCCAATCCGCCGGACCTCGCCATCTTCGACATCAAGATGCCGCGCATGGACGGAATGGAGCTGTTGCGCCGGCTGCGTCAGAAATCCGATCTGCCGGTGATTTTCCTTACGTCCAAGGATGAAGAGATCGACGAGCTTTTCGGGCTCAAGATGGGCGCCGACGATTTCATCCACAAACCCTTCTCGCAGCGCCTGCTCGTCGAGCGGGTGAAGGCGATCCTGCGGCGCGCCAACCCGAAGGAGGCCGCGGCGCAGAAAGAGACCGAGGCCAAGGTTCTCGAGCGCGGCCTGCTTGTGATGGACCCCGAGCGCCACACCTGCACCTGGAAGGGCGATCCCGTGGTGCTGACGGTGACCGAATTTCTCATCTTGCAGTCGCTCGCCCAGCGCCCTGGCGTCGTCAAGAGCCGCAATGCGCTGATGGACGCGGCCTATGACGATCAGGTCTATGTCGACGACCGCACCATCGACAGCCACATCAAGCGGCTGCGCAAGAAGTTCAAGGTTGTCGACGAGGATTTCGAGATGATCGAAACGCTCTATGGCGTCGGCTATCGCTTCAAGGAAATGTAAAAGCGCAAAATGAGCGCATCCGACAGCGGCGATATTCTGGCGGAAGAGCCGGCGGAGGTTTCCGCCGGCGCCACTGCGTCGCGCGCGCTGCCGGAGACGACGCCCGCCCGCCCGACGCGACGCGCGACGCGGACGCTCAGCGTGCGTTTTCGGCGCCTGTCCCGCACGGCGCAGTCGCATCTTTCCTCCTCGCTCACCCGACGCATCGTCGTCCTCAATCTCGGCGGGCTGGTCGCGCTGCTCGGCGGTTTTCTCTATCTCAATCAGTTCCGTGAGGGCCTGATCGACGCGCGCGTGCAGAGCCTGCAAACGCAGGGCGAAATCATCGCCGCCGCCATCGCCGCCTCGGCGACCGTCGATACGGATTCCATCACCATCGATCCGGAGAAACTGCTGAGACTCGCGCCCGGCGAAAGCGCGAGCCCCGACGAGGGGGCGCCGTCGCTCGAATTCTCGCTCAATCCCGAGCGCGTCGGTCCCCTGCTGCGCCGCCTCGTTTCGCCGACGCGTCTGCGCGCGCGCATCTATGATCGCGACGGCTATCTGCTGCTCGACTCGCGTTCGGTGTCGGGACGCTCCAACATCCTGCGTTTCGAACTGCCGCCGCCCAACCACCTCACGACCATCGACGCCTCGTCCTATCTGCAAAAGGCGCTCGACTTCATGCGCCGGCTGACGCGACGTCCCGAATTGCCGCTCTATGAAGACATCGGCATGGGCAACGGCAAGACCTATCCGGAAGTCGGCAGCGCCCTCGACGGCCGCGCCCATTCCGTGGTGCGCGCCAACACCAAGGGCGAGACGATCATCTCCGTCGCCGTGCCGGTACAGCGATTCCGCTCCGTGCGCGGCGCGCTGCTGCTGTCCACCATGGGCGGCGACATCGACGCCATCATCGCCACCGAACGCTGGGGCATCATTCGCATCTTCCTTGTCTCGGCGGGCGTGATGCTGCTCGTGTCGCTGTTCTTCACCAACACCATCACCGAGCCCATGCGCCGCCTCGCGGAGGCCGCCGAGCGCGTGCGCCGGGGCGCGAAGTCGCGTCAGGAAATTCCCGACTTCTCCGACCGCCCCGACGAGATCGGCCATCTCAGCGCCGCGCTGCGCGACATGACGACGGCGCTCTACAATCGCATCGAAGCGATCGAACACTTCGCCGCCGACGTGGCGCATGAACTCAAGAATCCGCTGACGTCGCTGCGCAGCGCGGTGGAGACATTGCCCATCGCCAAAACCGAGTCGTCGCGCGACCGCCTGCTCGACATCATCAAGCATGATGTCGCGCGCCTCGACCGGCTCATCAGCGACATTTCCGACGCCTCGCGTCTCGACGCCGAACTCGCCCGCGCTGACATGCAGGCTGTCGATCTGTCGAAGGCGCTCGCCACCATCGTCGACATCGCCCGCACGGTGGATCGCGGCGAAGAGGTGACGATCGACCTCACCATCCGGCAGCGCGCCAGCGATTCAAACCGCGCGCGCTGGCAGGTTCTGGGCCACGATTCGCGTCTCGGCCAAGTGTTCCACAATCTCATCGA
The DNA window shown above is from Methylocystis echinoides and carries:
- a CDS encoding NRAMP family divalent metal transporter, producing the protein MLHPARSMAARLLRLLGPGLVTGAADDDPSGVATYAQAGARFGYGLLWAVLLTTPLMLAVQLVSARIGRITGRGVVANIRDHLPKGVAHVLVILLFIANIATIAADLAAVGEALALLIGGAEQRFALVAGALSLVAQVAIPYRRYAGFLRWSTLALLAYVAAAFAASIDWPQALRAAVWPTMDWSRDSLTMLVAVLGTTISPYLFVWQAAQEIEEMRLAGAPPLRDSGDPGGEFIRLRIDTGAGVLLSNLVAFFIMLTTAATLDAHGVTNIETSTQAAEALRPVAGDLAFGLFAVGIIGTGLLAMPVLAGSAAYAASELLGGEFSLEKSFARAPGFYGILIAATLCGAAVDFWRIAAMRLLIWAALLNGLIAPVFLVAMMLVAANPAAMGPHVAQPWLRALGWTATVTMLLAVIMLAISAMG
- a CDS encoding HugZ family protein, giving the protein MTIANAGGPPRDPRQDPDFNPAAESKRLLRAIRTATLATLTPGGAPFATLTAIATDYDGAPILLLSKLAHHTGNLERDGRCSLLLAQGGRGDPLAHPRLTLVATAARTQSPTARARFLARNPKAQLYADFPDFSFWRAEIQAVHLNGGFARAADFGPEGLLTDLSGAEALLAAEADIVAHMNADHAEALALYAEKLAGAKAGQWRASGVDPEGLDLVSGDATARVFFPQRVKTPEDARAALVAMVAQARGATS
- a CDS encoding YdcH family protein; this encodes MSHVAHELHEEFPEKAEAIHALKASNAHFARIAEEYHTLNRAIHRMETNVEPVDDATLEDLKKKRLALKDEIAGFLTEVNA
- a CDS encoding stimulus-sensing domain-containing protein, whose protein sequence is MSASDSGDILAEEPAEVSAGATASRALPETTPARPTRRATRTLSVRFRRLSRTAQSHLSSSLTRRIVVLNLGGLVALLGGFLYLNQFREGLIDARVQSLQTQGEIIAAAIAASATVDTDSITIDPEKLLRLAPGESASPDEGAPSLEFSLNPERVGPLLRRLVSPTRLRARIYDRDGYLLLDSRSVSGRSNILRFELPPPNHLTTIDASSYLQKALDFMRRLTRRPELPLYEDIGMGNGKTYPEVGSALDGRAHSVVRANTKGETIISVAVPVQRFRSVRGALLLSTMGGDIDAIIATERWGIIRIFLVSAGVMLLVSLFFTNTITEPMRRLAEAAERVRRGAKSRQEIPDFSDRPDEIGHLSAALRDMTTALYNRIEAIEHFAADVAHELKNPLTSLRSAVETLPIAKTESSRDRLLDIIKHDVARLDRLISDISDASRLDAELARADMQAVDLSKALATIVDIARTVDRGEEVTIDLTIRQRASDSNRARWQVLGHDSRLGQVFHNLIDNARSFSKPGGSVRVSLWPELAKGPGGSELEGYEIIVDDDGPGIPEGAFDRIFERFYTDRPDQGFGQNSGLGLAISRQIIEAHGGRIRALNRTRDYPDGTDEPEPDDVVLGARFVVWLPAAR
- a CDS encoding response regulator transcription factor; this encodes MPTIALVDDDRNILTSVSIALEGEGYRVQTYTDGAQALDGLRANPPDLAIFDIKMPRMDGMELLRRLRQKSDLPVIFLTSKDEEIDELFGLKMGADDFIHKPFSQRLLVERVKAILRRANPKEAAAQKETEAKVLERGLLVMDPERHTCTWKGDPVVLTVTEFLILQSLAQRPGVVKSRNALMDAAYDDQVYVDDRTIDSHIKRLRKKFKVVDEDFEMIETLYGVGYRFKEM